The Mercenaria mercenaria strain notata chromosome 6, MADL_Memer_1, whole genome shotgun sequence genome contains the following window.
tttgcattttcaatgacAATACAATAAGTGATTTTTGTGAAGAACCTAATCTAGATATGTTTGATGGCCATTATGAGGACAGACAATCTGTTAGAGATGAACTGGTACGACCtctgtcagagtgaaaaatcagactggattattatcaatcgacttttcagattctaggatcaagtaacacttggaaaaaatgttcagcccatattgtttaatagactagaaatttctattttatgttaattcatactttaaattattcctgaagcaagagctacaacttatattaatcctcttatgtctacacatgactctactacccagaaccatttcaaattaaaagggtgtttggtataattatttcgtttttttttattgttctgACTGAAAGAAGGTTTGTCGGCAAGTAGGGAGGTAGaatattttacttataacttcaacATTAATGTGTGGCTTCTTTTGTGGATTATGTGGTCTTATCACTCATTTTGTGTTCTAAAGACtaaatgttttttctaaaagttgtcCCATGTTAAcctagaaagaaaacttacaagctttaagaatcagatcgagaaccctcgaaatatgctTGACAATGATGTTACTGTAAGAAGAGGATTTCTCAACCACTGTCCTATTCAGCAGTATTTACAGATGGGGGCATGAATGCCAaaaagagcatttcaaagttattctacatttagaagaaagtaaaaggttttaaaagaacaatgacaGCTCGCTGCACTATTCGAACGCAACTGTCGATATGAATGATTTTCGATTCTCgaactgaaataatgattcaaggattatttgacttgattTTATGATCTCGCTTTAAACCCCTGAATAGATATAAGAAGTTTACAACCTAGTACCGCCCTTAGACAAGAGCAACTTGATGGTAAAATTTTAACCGTCATTTTCTTACTACAAAAAAGGACgtaactttgccaaaattaaagtaagtgttatgaaacttgatgcttttacctggctttacaaccctgaagacatgtgagaaatgttaacccaatgctcccattagttttggagatatcaACTTGCATTCAAACAGaacaatatctatgcacaagaaagagggcataacttgtccaaaattaaggttatgggaattgatgcttTGACCTTCCTTAACATCACTGGAGACATGTagggaagtttcaatccaatatctgcattagttgcCAAGATAGtaccttgcatgcaaaactttaaccagctttttctaagtttaaacagtggggcataacttggccaaagttcaagtaagagttatgggagTTGATGACATGTCCTTTACAAcatggaagacatgtgtgaagtttcaatccagttctgcattagtttaaaaaaacttgcatgcaaacatTTAACTCTAAAAAGCGGACTGACTCAAGGAAGAGTTACGAGGCTTGTGGTATGTTGATATGACCTTAATTTAGAGACccgaagaaatgtgtgaagttttaaccaaacatctgcattagtttggatacactaacttgcatgtaaaactttaaattgcattttctaagtccaaaagggatataattttgtcaaaatacatataagagtaatgggacttgatcatctgcggttaaaaagtaaaaatatgtttcaaagcaatatgtctataaatgagacccataatttacGTAAGATtcgatcaagagttatctaacttgattattttGGTAGATCTGATGAGCGCaaagacttgtttgaagtttcaattcaatatcatctgtggttattgagataaagccttgatagTAACTGCACCCAAACTTTTACAAGTGTATCAAAGACGCcttgtttaaagtgttaatgctTTCGGATACGATCACCCGACTTTCCCAGCTAcaggaggtgggtagaattcgggtgacacaacaactatcgcccgggttacacgagttatactcgagttatacccagggtgactcgggttagctcgagtaAGTATGCCGAACGTGCCCAATGTATAGCAATTGGACAGTAGCTAAATCCGTGCAAACAGGAGAAAAGACTCATTGTAGCCAGTATTTCATATATAAAGTTATCACCAATTTTAGAACTGTTAATTTTAATCGATGGAGAGCAAGATAGAATGATCCTGTAATAGTAATCTTAAAACTTTCTAAGATAATACAGCATTATTTCATTTCTACAAAGCACAAACTTCAGTGTGATGTGTGTCGTATCTGATAAATTACGACCACCATTTTCATgcgtacaatatttattttatctgtttgtaAAATTTATCAGGTAAGGACATGATGATTTACTAACCTAATAGAATTACGTTTATGTGGCAATACCTCAGCCACACTGATTTGGAAATAATAAGCACAGAATAAAAAATCAAAGCCCAGAAAGGACTGATAgtcagtgcttattgagtgacaTTTCGTCGTGCCTAGACCTGTCATGATATGAAGAATGTCGGTAGATAATGCTACATGCCATATATGTAAGCtttgtgcattgtggttcaagacaagaagattgtTAAAGGTTTTCCTTACACAtctctatgtaaaattaagtttGCCCAAGGATAGGGCAAATTTAAACCCTAatccctaaccctaaccctagagcggagtgattccgaatatttcgaatgtgaatataaagttcataattattctagaaacCGTTGctacatatttttgttgtttaaaacagtagtcctcaattgctcacacactcacacaataccagaATATTCGTGTGGTGCGGTCAAATAGAAATACTGGAAGGACGccaggttgaaacttggtagctgatttagagctatagccagttgcttaAGCATTGACTAATAGAGTTTGCTTTAGGTAAAAGCACATATCTCTCTTCATCGCTTCAAATAAATGGACGGGTGAAGATATATGAAATGACAGGTCAGATCACATAGACATAAGCTGGTAGACAGATAAACAGAAAAGTTGAACAGTAAAATGTTtgttatacaaatttattttcaagtCAGAAAGATAAATCATAAAACTCAAACATACAGTAATAAATTTACATACCGAGATTTGTATACGTATCTATTGTAAAACAGGCGTTACAGCCAAATACACTGTATGACAATAACAATTATCATGGCTAAATGAAAAGCACACAACTCCgcaataaaaagaataaacagtCTGGCCTCACAAATAGTCTTACTTACATAAATCATTTAGCCATATATATTCAAGATGTGATCAACATTAGTCAGGACATTATgttttattctaacatggctcgatttgatttccagttaaacaaagaagaaaatcaagctctgtatactctgcgataaacaacggttgacgcgcggaccagtaagagagcattatgacgtcaattatgacgtcgaattgccgcatgacgtccgatacattactcctcgcgtaaatgaagcccaacatcatatttattaaactatatcaatgagcatgtcagaatgaaaataatcaaggccttcttgtgatttatcgtctaatttaccacggttcatcattcagatgcttcagtgttcaattcctacgcatctgaacgatgaaccgtggtaaatcagacgataaaccacttgaaggccttgattatttgttaattaacaGAGGATATGTGacgaaatataacattttatgcaATTATTAAGGCACGCAACTCTTGATAAATATGTTCGATCTAGCCCTATATTATATCATGACTAACATTTTGTAGGAATATACACGGACACTTTGGGTGTGGAACACTTGCACACATTCCCACCCCAACACGCTCCAACTACTTcctttttattgtaattgaatatccAGTCACTAATCGTACAAAAGAGGTATCCGAACTATCTTTAAAATCATCACTCACGAGCTTAGGTactaataagataaaaaaaatctctaGAAAGTATTCGTACACCCATCCAGAAAATCATctcgtattttacatttttacaacattgACATATATTTCTGTTGGTGTTCAATGCAGCCATATTTCTAACGAAACAAATTAATTTGAAGGGATTTGATAGAGGGTCGAGCTATGAGTAACTgaattaatgtttttaataaacAAACAAGCACAAAAGGCCATATAACTGATGAGTGATTGAATGAATATATGTCGTCTATAGATAATTGTTATCATACATGTACAAAAGTGGattcattatattatatatgtatttacataCTACAAAAGACGGGTTAAATATTgactaaacaagagcaccgccttgcaggtgcaaACGCTCATCTGATCTTTTTGTCTCTGtatgatagaaatattgtcctacccatgatttctaagttcaaaaggggccaaaattcttgcaaaaagcaatgtggAGTTACGATACTTGCTGTGCAGAATAAGCTTTACAAGGCAAATATCTGCTCCAAGTTCTGAAGCAATggcttcgatagtttaggagaaaattgtcctaaacacaaaacttaaccaagaaatctgacattttctaagtccaaaagggccataattcttgcaaaatggtGTTATGTTTGTTGCTGTACAGAGtaagctattgatggtgaacaagtgttgcaagtttcaaagcaatagctttgacagtttaggagaaaagctgacctaaacacaaaacttaaccaagaaatctgaattTTTAAGTTCtaaaggggccacaattcttgcaaaaagcagaatggagtacgttcttgatgtacagagttaGATATCGacggtaaacaagtgttgcaagtttcaaagcaatagatttgatagtttagaagttaagttgacctaaacataaaacttaaccaagaaatctgatattttctaagtccaaaaggggccataatttttgcaaaaagcaagaatGAGTTtattttcttgctgtacatagtcagctattgatggtaaacaagagttgcaagtttcaaaggaaaacctttgataatttaggagaaaagctgacctaaacacaaaacttaactagGCAACGCCGaagccgatcaagtgatgacagtaactcatctttttattttcaaaaattcagaTGAGTTAAAAATTATAAGAAGATTTTATATGTATTAACACGTTCTTAATGCATGAATGAAATACTGATCAAACGAGTGagcgaatgaatgaatgaatgaataaatgaatagtTTTCAACTTAACAATACAGCTGAAAATAATGTACCTGCTATCAGCTTAACCCTATGGTGTCAAGTATTTGCCACCATTCTGTCAGGGGCTAATCCCGTGGCAAAGGAAACAAGTATTCCAGGTCTTTAAAATACCTTACAAACAGCTCTTTGCCTTTTTCTGACTTTTTCGCAAAAATGCGACCATATATTGTCCTATTCGAATGAACTTTACCATCTGGACGTGCTGGATTCATTTCCTGAATAACATCTTGTCTCCTTCGTGTAAAGCCTTCATATATGAACACATTAAATGAAATCGTCACTTCTACAAATTTCTCCGTTTTTTCTAGCTcatgtaaatgctatttttgaccttgaaatttctGAAGAGTTACAGATAGCCTAACATTTGCCGTCCTTACGTGGCAAATTGCGTAGCACCTCTTATATCACCCACTGTATGTTTTAGGTCTACCTTTAATCAGTTTGTCTTTAGCAGATTTGTCACAATGAAGCCAATTGGTTGTTCCTTctcttatttcttaaatttttagcGTAAGAAGCAATGTCAAGAAAAGTTTGCGTTTCTGAGTTAAGGTATACACATGAAAATGCATGCCTTGGTATTGTATTCATACGATGTTTCAAGTTGTATTGTGGAATGTATTTTGAAGAACTTTAGCTTTGTATCATAATAGCACTTTAATGAAGATTTTTCCATTTGattaataattgtttaaactGTCGTTCGCATTTTGTTTGCATGGCTGATATAACAAATTCCTTAtgcaatttatattttacatattccTGTACGTTTCATGATACATCCTTTTTCAGCGTTTGGATATCTCTGCAACAGTTTTTTACCTTTTCAGTTTAAAACTGAACTCCCATTCCGGCTCTGGTATTACTTCAAAATTTGCAGACCTACTTTTTACGTACCCAACAGCAGTCGTGGCGTAACTTTTTGATATCACATCCATAGACTTTGTTCGAACAGTAACAGATTGCTTCAGTTTAATAAGACTGTCTACAAAGTCACACCATATAGACTGAGTCATTGTGACTACCCAAAGTTCGATAAAGTTCAAATTTTCCATGTCTGGCGATACAGACAATGCTGCAATATTTACATTACCTAATTTGAACCTCTGAAGACGTTTGAATGTTTGTGTTAGTGAATtcatttgttttgtataaaatgcTTTCGAGGATAGAGCTTCTACCTTAAGCTCTCTCAAAACTGTAGCATTCATCATACCACCTGGCAATTCACTCCCATGCTTAGAAATGTAAAAGTCAAGTCTTTCCAGGCTAGCTGTGCTCAGTCTGTAGGGATAGATACATTTGTCCCAAACATGAAcactttgtaaatatttgtatttcaacaGATCGACCTTGTGACCTGAACATGTACTTTTGCTACATTCAATGCGACATAGTTCAAGTATCCTTAATGATATCGATTGTGTCAAGAGTGATGAAATTTCTGAGCATTGTTCGTGCGAAAATCTGCAATGACGAATTATGCAAGATGCAGCTTCATTACCAACTACGCCAATGACACTGATGTGTACACAGTTTTGTAGACAAAGTGTGTCAAAATGTTGCTGCGCAGATAAATCAATACTGTGTCCTTCGCATTTAACATCGTCACAATGTAGATTGTCTACTTCTAGTTTTTTCAAAGATACGACTTGTGTCAAATTGGTTGATAATTCTTTGAATTGGGCGTGTGATAGACGGCATCGGCGAAGTCCACATGATTCTAGTTTACAGGAACTAGAAATGTTGACACCTAGGTAATTACAATCTCCCAGTGTAAAAGCGTGCAGTTTTTCACTTCCAGGTAAGTCAATTTGGTGACCTTTACATCCACTCCGATCACAACTTATATCTTCCAGTGTAAGGTCTTCTAAAACTACTGCTTGTGCAAACGATGATGAAAGCAGCTTAAAGTGTTCATGTGGAAAAAACAAACCTCGGATTCTGATTGAGCTGAGGAAAGTAGTATCCTCATCCCTGGAAATTGAAATGAGTTTACACTTATCTAAGGCAACGTTCCGTAGTTTTTCATGACTGGACAAGTCAATGCTGAGATCTTCATTGCAAAGGATGAGTTGTACCAAAGAATCTGCTTTTGTCAGTTCTGGAGATACTTTTTGTCCATATTTAACATTCTCTTTGTTTTTAATGGCAAGCGTTTGTATGCGATTGAGCATTGCAATCACTTCCATTACGTCATCGTTTAGACAATGCCTGTCGATGTACAAACTTTGTACAGCCTCGGGAAGAATATGTCGGACCAAGTTTAAATTAATGTCTTCTTGAATTATGATATCACAAACTCTTATCTCCGGAAGTTCCTCTGAATTTGGAAAAAGGCATTCTGATAACAAATTTGATGAAAgttgttgtattttatttgtttgctcCATTAAGTCTGGCTCCACATTTTGCCCGTCTTCTAGCTTCATGATATACTCATTCCTCTGTCCGTCCTTTAgtacttttttattgatttctttagATATATCTGTTATCAAGACAGGATCTAAACCACAAatcatggtcaaaatgtttgacaACTGGAGCACATTTTCCATAGCACTACAtctttcgattttttttttttttttttttttttttggatttaacgtcgcaccgacacatgataggtcatatggcgactttccggcttttaatggtggaggaagaccccaggtgcccctccgtgcatttctTTTGAATAGTTTATGTAATATTGCTTCAcgtgattttggctgaatttcgTACTTTTGATGGTGACTTAATATATATACGGCGACGAAAAAATCACGAAATGAAATGTGAGTGAATGAAAAATTTGTTTTCTCGACAACAGGATCGGGACAGTTCTGTTGCACAATGAGCCCACAGCTCAAAGATCTTAATAATATGTATTTTGGTACATCACATTCTTTTAATATTGCAAACCCAAACATTAAAGACGGCGTGGCCGAAGCTATTGTCCGAAATGCTAGCTTTCCTAGCATCCAGACTAGTACCTCGTTTTTTACGTACCTGCCAAGACCTGAAAGACACATCGGTAAGCGAAGGTGTTTTACATCTTCTGGAACATGTTTCAAATCTTCTTGTCCCGGCTCTTTTTCCTCAAACCAGGCAAATATTATGTTCACAATATTAGTGTATATGTCACTAACTGACCTATCAATTTTTCTGCCGTTGCAGTACATCCATAATACTTGTTGTAGCAACAAAGGTGTTTTTTCTGGATGTGGAAAGTTTGATGCTTTAAGTTCTTGTATAAAATTCTCTGTTGTTGTTGCGACATCTAACCCTTTGTGAATTGCTTTCTTCATATAACGTAGAGTCATAAGTTTTATCTCACTTTTGTCTATTCCAACAAGATTGATTTTACGATCATATTccgtatatttcatatttaatatacCAAGGGCTGATGGTCGAGATGTTGTTATGATTGTTGCATTTTGTACATTACCAGAAATTGGTAATCCGTGTGCGGCATGTCTAGGAAAATGACCTCGTGGAGCAGGCGGGGTCCACTCATCTAGTCCATCAATAATGATTAAACATCTTTCAGATTCTCTTATGAATAGGTCCTCAATCAGTCTGTCAATTGTAATCCGTCTGTCATTTTCTTTACCACGTAATGTATGTCTGACCATGCTCTGAAGGTCAGCAACATTTCCTGGAGTATAGCACATAGGAACGTAAAACAAGAATTCATACCTACTCAATTCGTGTAGATTAATGTCTGAgttttcatctttatttatgtGTTCGCTACTTGAATTATCTGACATGGCGTTACACCATGTATGGATCATCATTTTGCAAAATGCGCTCTTTCCTGCTCCAACCTCacctaaaatgtaaatatttttcagttgaccATGACGTATTTGGAATGGTTTGCTGCCAAGTTGATTCTCTCCCGAATTCTCATTTGTTTCGTCTTCAGTTgcacaaaatatttcatgataactttgAACATGTCTTTCTTCAATGTCACTCTCTGGAAGCCTTTCAGGTGTTCCTTGGATAAACATCTTTGGAGGGACATAAACCTCACTTATATTGGTGTTGTTTTCTCGGGTTATAAGAGGAGATACCCAGGTTTTTACTTGATCTTTTTGATAAAGTGCTATAAGCAAACTTTGTAGCTCTGAAATtgatattatgttatattttaacATGCATGTAGTATATAAAGTGTTGAATATCTAATACAGTAAGCTGTAACTTGAAAATTTGTCACTAAATAAACTGTATCTCcttttatcttgttttgttttggttacAACTTTAGCCGTCTAACCACATAACATCGATtcgaaatacattttatttttaaaacatgaaactgATAAACATTAAGAAACAAAGACTACAATATAGCTAGATTTATCATAAAGGGTCTTACTAATACATTGATTGATACCTTGCTTTTGAGTAATGTACTCCAAATTTTGCTGCTGTGTCAATCGAGCATGTTCTAGACTTTCTAACTCATCAAGGCGCTAAAATGTAAAAGAGTATTTGAAGACATATAAACTTTGTGTAAGATAGTATTATTAACTGTTATAAAGTTGGTACtgaatgatgaaatatttaaacaaaagtatCAGTCTCTTTCTATTTGTATGCCTCAGCAGGGAGAACACATGACTGCCATACCAGATATCGCTGGTTTGATCCCGCGCAAGGCAGATATTCTCCGTAGGGATTTAAATACACTTAAAGTATTCCAATGGTGACCATAACTTTATGCTTTTTTTATATCAtaacataacaaaaatataattattttgggtTAACGCGATTTCAACATTATTTCGGGTATTTACCTGTAAGTGGTGACAGGTTAATCTACAAAAAGGTATTAATAACTTCTATCCGTCGGTCAAAAGGAACGTATTCGTAGTTTTCGGCAAGATACTAATACTCTCCTCTCATGAATCAAAGATAATTGACATTTAAATGCGTGATCCTCAGCATCCCATCCTTACTGGATGTTCTGATAAAAAAAGGGTGAACACAAAACAAAGCAATAGATACCTTTCGCATCAAACTCAGATCAATTTTAATCTTGGTGGTATCTATTTCAAGATGTTTGACCTTTTTGCAAAGCTGATCGTACTTTTTTTCTAATGACTGTAAAGGTCCATCAAAGATTTGCTGTGCTTTTTCATCTAAAGTGTTCGAGGCA
Protein-coding sequences here:
- the LOC123548871 gene encoding uncharacterized protein LOC123548871; the protein is MNHQHHIRKPLYRNWVKGGLAYKYLKDGIENFADEAVQQEHTRLLQLVKYNPRNVCTCSLQTLKPKHGRVKDRRTGKAQCQWSQTRCNCLFANTQACPENICDEMFDEILRCHGSTPPAPNWKNTHLSDWCSNSWEVAKCFINAPGYLDKKTASDIDITGLLHVFINNKMLHSHLACHINGSDVFYKALRGRNKIFHSSSMELMKNELIEITDGIKALLEDQKELKAKLDSQKAVKNLEQLMRDDICITTQNEAEVFREAMNSINKRTEELNELIRNTTLDIKSQSENASNTLDEKAQQIFDGPLQSLEKKYDQLCKKVKHLEIDTTKIKIDLSLMRKRLDELESLEHARLTQQQNLEYITQKQELQSLLIALYQKDQVKTWVSPLITRENNTNISEVYVPPKMFIQGTPERLPESDIEERHVQSYHEIFCATEDETNENSGENQLGSKPFQIRHGQLKNIYILGEVGAGKSAFCKMMIHTWCNAMSDNSSSEHINKDENSDINLHELSRYEFLFYVPMCYTPGNVADLQSMVRHTLRGKENDRRITIDRLIEDLFIRESERCLIIIDGLDEWTPPAPRGHFPRHAAHGLPISGNVQNATIITTSRPSALGILNMKYTEYDRKINLVGIDKSEIKLMTLRYMKKAIHKGLDVATTTENFIQELKASNFPHPEKTPLLLQQVLWMYCNGRKIDRSVSDIYTNIVNIIFAWFEEKEPGQEDLKHVPEDVKHLRLPMCLSGLGRYVKNEVLVWMLGKLAFRTIASATPSLMFGFAILKECDVPKYILLRSLSCGLIVQQNCPDPVVEKTNFSFTHISFRDFFVAVYILSHHQKYEIQPKSREAILHKLFKRNARRGTWGLPPPLKAGKSPYDLSCVGATLNPKKKKKKKKIERCSAMENVLQLSNILTMICGLDPVLITDISKEINKKVLKDGQRNEYIMKLEDGQNVEPDLMEQTNKIQQLSSNLLSECLFPNSEELPEIRVCDIIIQEDINLNLVRHILPEAVQSLYIDRHCLNDDVMEVIAMLNRIQTLAIKNKENVKYGQKVSPELTKADSLVQLILCNEDLSIDLSSHEKLRNVALDKCKLISISRDEDTTFLSSIRIRGLFFPHEHFKLLSSSFAQAVVLEDLTLEDISCDRSGCKGHQIDLPGSEKLHAFTLGDCNYLGVNISSSCKLESCGLRRCRLSHAQFKELSTNLTQVVSLKKLEVDNLHCDDVKCEGHSIDLSAQQHFDTLCLQNCVHISVIGVVGNEAASCIIRHCRFSHEQCSEISSLLTQSISLRILELCRIECSKSTCSGHKVDLLKYKYLQSVHVWDKCIYPYRLSTASLERLDFYISKHGSELPGGMMNATVLRELKVEALSSKAFYTKQMNSLTQTFKRLQRFKLGNVNIAALSVSPDMENLNFIELWVVTMTQSIWCDFVDSLIKLKQSVTVRTKSMDVISKSYATTAVGYVKSRSANFEVIPEPEWEFSFKLKR